The Coffea arabica cultivar ET-39 chromosome 2c, Coffea Arabica ET-39 HiFi, whole genome shotgun sequence genome includes the window AGAaaacatttcatttactttatttttgggTAAATTACTAATAACTTCTTGTGGTATCTATTGCCACATAACCATCCTAATGTTTCAAAACATCCACTTCACCCCCCATGATTTGATGTAAATTGGAAGTTTAATGGAAAATAGCTTATTTAACAACGTTAATTGAAATATCAGTAGTGTCCAAAATTAATTATTAGGGTATAAATTTAAAATGGAGCACAAGTTCAAGGGTGCAAAGTAGAAttagttttttaacaaaataaccGACCTCATCTATCTTTTAGGCTAAAAATACAGAACTCAGTCTGCTAATCTGGAATTTGGAATCCAAGTTTGGTATACATCTCAATCATAAGTGGCATCATCACTTTACCAGTTACATTAAGGAAGTATTGTTGTCATGTTCAATACTTATATCTGcaatttgtttctttctttctcagtATTGATGTCTTGATCTATTGCAGTTTCTATTGAGTGCTGAAGTGTCATTTATCTTTGGGCGCCCAGTCAACACTATAATTTAGAATTTGTAATTTTGTGTTTagcctttaatttttttttttacttttagtcttttttttCGTGCGTGTTTATCTGCAACTTAATATTTGTAATCAGTGTCACGGTACTCACCTGCCACACTTTCTTTGAATTGCATCCAAAAGGGTTTctgaaaaaagtcatttttacAGTGCCTTCTTTGACAATTTTGGTGATGTGATTAGTTGAACTTGGAGGTCATGCTTcctctatcttttctttttttttgaacaattttgctGATGGGATTAGATGGAGTGGAGGTAGATCTAAAGGTTTTCTTTCAAGGATACACAAAATATTGGCTTAGCAGTGTGGGCGGCTTTTCTACATGCTCTGAAAAAGAACAAGAATCAATGGCCTAATTAGACGTGTAAATAGTTAGTAGACTGTTTATTTTTTCAGATGATTGCAACTggggaaaaaagaacaaaagaaaaagatgttGCAGTATAAAACGTAGAAGGTATACCCAATCGTTGGAGTTGGCTCAGTAAACAGTGAAGGGTTCTTAGAATTCTCTCTATTTTCAGATTTTGGATTCGAATTTTTTTGTTTAGTACTACTACCAAATATTAGAATTTTACTATCATCTAATATGAAAACCACTCTTCCAGGAAAATGATATTTAGGGGCCAATTTGCTAATTTAGAAATTAACAtatcttttaaaaattttgctaAAAGATAAGTAGTGGCAATTTGGTAGAAAATTTGCGAAAAGTCAAGTAGCAacttccattttctttctttaaaaaaaaaaaaaaatttgatgtaGATCCCATACTCTATTGGATTAATGCATGAAAGGATAATTTCTTGTCGCTGGTCCTCCTATTTATTACTCCCACCAAAAGGAAGGCAAGTTTACCCAAGCAATTGCTCCATTATCTTCATATAATTCAGACTACATTCTAATTTCACTGTTTTCTCAAGATATTCTTATTTCTTGGAATTTCTTCGATCACAGACTCTATACCAAACCTTTTCTGCAAATTTAGTGGtaacaattttttatttcactacAGCATTAATTCTTCATTACCACCAATTCACCAAAGGAGTTGAAGAGGTAGAGAAGCTTCATCAAGCTGTGGACTGACTTGTGAGCCCCAAATCATTTGAAGCACTCGTAAGTTTCATTTTACTTTGACTCCACCACAtgtttaattttcaatttttgcaatttcttTACATTTTGCTAAAATTTGTGTCATATGTTCTTAGAAAAATAttgttctttatttttatttttgttattgttaatattttttttaataaattttacaatcaGTTTTCCAGTTTCCATTCAAGTTTGAATGTGAAGGTTTGAAGTTGAGAATGAGGTGGTCAAAACAATATTAGTTAGaatattttaattgattttctattaagtttttaattttcagaaaaaagaaaaatagatatTCATCTTCCTTTTCAAAATTCGTCTACTCATCAATTAACTTTCATAAAgataaaaacaaaagcaaaggatttccttttcaaaatccacaaaccaaacaaaaaaaaaaacgagtTTGATTTCCTTAGTACCAGGAATCTTCCCCCAATGCTATGGTGATGTTAACGCGTTTATTAGTGTAAATCTTGGATCAACTGGAgttgaaattgatgaaattgAGTTTGAATTTTAAACTATTGATCCCATGCCCATAAGATTTGTAGAAATAGGATAATTTTGAGTTTATATGGTGATTGGTTTGAGTTCTAAAACTATAAAGATCTTCCGTTTCCAAATCACTGGTCAAATTATAAACTTCAAAAAATCTGATGCCATAATCCAtaataaacttttttttaatacatAATCAACCTAAGATAGTCATGAGAAGGTGTCCTCTATTTTCAATGGTACCTTAAATTTCAAGTTCAAGTCGGTATAGCACTCTCTTTAATATTTTGGATGCATCTTGGAAGAATATTCTTTCTACAAATTATCTTACGAGGCTAGAATTTCCTTAAAGCTAACCaaagtttggtgttttgaaTTCCATGACATAGAATAAATAAAAGTTCAaaaagtactttttttttcGTGCACTTTTTCTGGTATACTAGTAAGAATTGGGTTGAGTTTGACAAACAAATACATGGTTGTGCTCTTCCTGTTCTAATTTCCGTACTTTTTGTATTAATTTCTATGTTTTCTCAGACAGTTAATGGGATAATTGTTTGAGGTATAGGATTCGAATTTAGCTGAAGTCCCGAGATTGAACCATAGACCCTATTTCCTACTGCTGCATAATAACAATAAGAATAGCACTAAACAAAAATCATACTAATGGTAACTCCAACTATAAGTGTACAACTACTACTGATGATAAAAATTCTTTTCTAATAGATTATTTAGGAAATAAGGCAGTTAAAATTTTCTATAGTTTTGTGCAATCCTATTAAACTTCAAATGACGGAAGCAGGGGCAGAGGACCGTTGCCCCCCAAGTCTAAAAATTTATGTTATTTGTCCCTGAAATTTAGAATGATTTCAAATAAGTTAAGTTAATTATAAGTAAAACTTCGCgctgcaaaaaaaattaaaattaaaaactttcaCTTTGACCCAAATTACAGGTCTATGCAGTACAGTGCTCTAAAGCAAGTTTTGTCACTGCTTCAAATATGCTTTCTCAAACTGCTCTTTGTTATAGAAAGCGTCCATTTTTGTTCAGTCTTTCAAAAAAAAGTTGCctttatcctttttcttttgagtgAAATAGGACTGAATAAGTGAATAGTAAATAATTCGGGTCACAATGCTAGTTTATTATACTTCTTTGTCTCTCCATTCATGAAATCTCTGAGTTAAAAAATTCATCTAACTTGAGAACGTTTCCTCTAAAATTTATATGAACATTTTAGGTTTATTTATTAGAGCCTGATAATTCTTGCTTGTTcaaactaaaatgaaaaaaatgtagATGACCTCCCATTAAACAAGTCAGTGAAGCACTTACAATCTCCTCAAcatgatattttttttccttctttttatcacaaaaaggaaaatttacCAGTATTAACCACAATCTGTAAAAAGAATAAATTAAGAGCAAAATGTAATCATGAAACTACTTGAACTCAATGTCATTACATCAATTAGAAAAATAGAAATTGAATTAGATTCTTAGGAAAAGCCCctcaaaatcattttttctaCTTTATCAAACAATAGAAATCCCATAATAGGTTAATTGCGCAGTTAATTTTATTTCAAGACAATCCCCAAAAATAGAGGTTCTCTTTCAATGGAAACATTAAAGCaagacaaaagagaaaaagaaattgtGTTCAGGCATTTGGGCATTTTTGGTATTATCTATCTCTGTATCCATGCCTTctgtactctctctctctcttagacTTTTATCTCTTAAATAAATTTGAACTTTTTCAATATATGTATTGAATGACTTTACTTACCAGGGTTTAATCATTACGTTTGAATTTATTGACTttgctaaaaaataaatatttgctCATAAGAAAATGGATCAATgtatttttttgcatttaaatGAAAATGAATATGTAGCTTTGTATTGTTCTATATGTATAAGCATTGCACAAGTTAAATTactatctcaaaaaaaaaggTCAATTGTTTGTGTGTATTGCAGTAGTCAGTCAATACTACCACATCAAAATAAACggattataaaattttttttcagaATCTGCATAGTATTTGAACATTTAGAATATACGAATTTTTCTAAACAGATGTGCAAGAGCATTGTTGATATTCTTATCTGAAATTATACTTGCCTTGCACAGATATACAACTaatcaaacaaaaagaaaaaaggtccCGTGCCAATGAGCTAAAATACCAATGACAGTGAATTCATTTAGGTATCCTTTTGAGTGTATATATATGCATtaacttaatttttttaacttcATTTAGCATCTCTAAAACATTTATTAGTTAGTCAACAGTCCATAACCTTTAATTTGTATTAGTTCAGCCCACATTCAGTCAAAATTGTGCAAGTAGAAACTTCGCACGAAGTGCAAACTAAGCCAGCTAAACTTTTCCTGCTGTAATAGTTTCTTTTTGTTAAATCTACTTCTCTCACTCATTACTTTTCAACTATTTCAATTTGTATCTTCAAGGTACTTGTGTGTTCTATCCATTCTGAGGTCACAAGGTTAAGCCTCCAACTCCATTAAGAAGCCTACATTATTTGTGGGgctgttctttctttcttgtttgagGCTACAAGCTTTTTTCTTTCCTGACCTGTGCCTAGGAGATATGGCTGTTGCTTTAGCTGTGGGAAGTTCTGTCCTGTCGGCTTTCCTTCAAGTTGTATTTGATAGGATGGCTACAAAAGAGTTCGTGAGTCtgtttcaaaaaagaaagaatgaagaagaaCTCCTCCAGAAACTCAAGCTGAACTTACTAGTACTTGGAGCTGTGCTTGATGATGCAGAGAACAAGCAAACTAGGAACCAATCTGTCAAAGGATGGCTAGATGAGCTTCATGATACCATTTACCAGGCAGATGAATTACTTGATGAGATCAACACTGAGGCACTACGACTAGAGGTTGAAGCCGAACACCAAAGCTCAGCTAGTCAGGTAAGTGTTTCCACTTACAGCAAATCTTCCAGTAATGATTTCCTTAAGAAGATGATGCCAGAGATAGAAAAAATGGTTTTCAAACTAGATTGGTTCGTACAACAAATTAATCCCCTGGGTCTGCAAGTTGTTGAACAAAAAATTCAATCATGTCGACGACTGCCTTCCACTTCTTTGGTTGATGAGACCACTGTGTATGGTCGAGAAGTTGATAAAGAGAAGATAATTGAAGTGCTACTATCTGAGAGTGTAAATAGAGTCAATGTCACTGTGATTCCATTGGTTGGCCTTGGGGGAATTGGTAAGACCACTCTTGCTCAATTGGTTTATAATGATAAGTGGGTGCAAGACCATTTTTCTATAAAAGCATGGGTTTGCGTATCAGAAGATTACGATGCTACCAGGATAACAAAAGAACTTCTTGGGGAGCTCGGTATTCCATTTTCTGATATGAGCGAGAATTTGAATTCCCTTCAAATGAAGTTACAATTGGGGCTAACTCAGAAAAAGTTTCTTCtcgttttagatgatttttggAATCGGGACTACAGTGACTGGGATAAATTGAAGGTGCTTTTCAAAGGTGGATTGCAAGGGAGTAAAATCATTGTAACTACACGTGATGAGAAAATTGCACTAATGATGTGTAAAAAAGAGTCAATTTATCATCTGGATTTGATGAAAGAGGGAGATTCTTGGTCATTGTTTAAAAAGCACGCATTTGAAAATATAGATGGAAATCAAAGCTCAGAACTCGAACAGATAGGTAAGAAAATTGTGAAGAAGTGTGGAGGATTACCTTTGGCCGTGAAAACAGTTGCAGGTCTCTTGCGTTCGGAAACAACTGCTGAAGAGTGGAAAGATATTTTAGTAAGTGAAGTGTGGAGTCAAACAGACAATCACGATGGCATCTTGCCAGCATTGAGATTAAGCTATAATCATCTTCCTTCACATCTAAAAAGGTGCTTTGCCTTTTGTGCCATATTTCATAAGGATTACCAGTTTGAGAAAGAGGAAATAATTCAATTATGGCAAGCTCATGATCTTTTGGAGCACCCTAGAGGTAATAGAGGAATTGAAGAAATAGGTGAAGAGTACTTACGTGAGATGAGATTGAGGTCATTGTTTGAGCAGTCAACTGCCAACTTTTTCATAATGCATGACCTTGTCAACGATTTGGCTAGATTTGTTTCTGGAAAATATTGTCTCAGGCTGGAGGATCATCACCTAGGGCATGGTACAACAGGTAGAATAAGTAACTTTTCTTACCATCCTAGTTCTTATGACACCTATCATAAATTTGAACTGTTGAGGGAGACTAAGAACTTGAGAACATTTTTATCATTAAGTATTAGtaaaaattcaaaccagaaataTGAAGTAAGCCCCAAATTTTTACATGGAATGTTGCCCAAATTCAAGTCCTTAAGGGTTCTGTCTTTGTTGGGCTATCATATCATTAAGTTGCCCGACTCAATTAGTCATTTGAAACACCTACGTTTTTTGAATCTCTCTTCCACAAACGTGAATACCCTACCAGAATGGATATGCACCTTCTATAACCTACAAACCTTGCTGTTGACAAATTGTAAGAAACTTCAAGAGTTGCCAGTAAATTTGGCAAAGTTAATTAATTTGTCTTACCTCGATATAAGTGGAACTCCATTGAAGACAATGCCACTACACATGGGTAGACTCAGAAACCTTCAAGTCTTGACTAAGTTTATAGTAGGCAAGAGTAGTGGTTCAATGATCGAGGAGTTGGGCAAATTTCGTAAGCTTCGTGGTGGGCTCTTCATTTCAAATCTAGAAAATGTTTCTTGTGGTAGGGATGCATCAATGGTGAACCTAAAGGGTAAGAAACACCTTGACAAGTTAGCTTTGAAATGGAATGGTGATACCAATGATTCGCAAGTTGCGAAAGACGTGCTTGATAATTTAGAACCTCATTCAAGCATAAAACTTCTCAAGATCGAAGGATATTGTGGGACAACATTTCCAAATTGGATAGGCAGCCCTTCACTAACCAATTTGAAATCCTTGAGTCTATCTAGTTGTGAATATTGCTTATTCTTGCCTGCACTTGGGCAGCTAAGATCTTTGCAATCACTTGAAATTGTTGGAATGAGTTGCATATCAGCTTTAACagaggatttttatggagacaCTAGGGCAACTATGGCGTTCACATCTTTGAAAAAGTTGGGAATTGAGAAGATGCCAGAGTTGGAGAAATGGCACATACCAAAATATGAAGTCTTCAATAACCTTGAAGAACTCTATATAATTGATTGCCCCAAACTAATTGGAGAACTCCCCCAACAATGTTCATCACTACGAATTCTTGAGATATCCAGGTGCGACAGTCTTGTTCTTCCCAATGGTCAATTAAGTATCTTCAATGGAAACAACATTCAACAATTCACATCTCTTTGTGATCTGAAGATTTCAAATCTAAAGAGTTTGAAAGGGTTGTGCCTAGAGCTCAACCAGTTAGTCAAGCTTCAGAGATTGAGCATAGTTGACTGTGGGTCTCTCTTACCCTTTCTCCCGAGTTACCTACCTTCCTCACTTAAAGTACTTAATTATGAAGGTTGTTGCAACTTGGAAGTCGAGAGTGAAAACTGGCAACTGGAGGATTTGACATTAGTTAATTATGATTCTCACAAAGTTGTGTGCCTTGGCCGGTTTCCTATGCTAAAAAGCCTTGAAATTTTGAACTGCAAAAGTACTGGGATTGGGAGCCAAAATAGTGGTGCTGCTACTAGTGTGATGACGTCACTGCAAACCTTATCCATCTCCGGCTTGGTTGATCTAATTTCTTTCCCTGAGGGCAGGTTGCCAGCAGCTCCCAAGCTAACGCAGCTTCATCTCTGGAATTGCAAGAAGCTCAAGTTCTTGCCGCAACAGATGGATTCCCTCTTCCCATCTCTTCGGCATCTGTTTATAAGCTGTTGTCCAAATATCGAATGCTTACCGGAAGGAGGTTTGCCCTCTAGCCTACAATGCCTTGACATCTCCACTTGCAAAAAGCTCATAAGTCGCCGGAGAGAGTGGGGTGTAGCGAAACTGCCCTCCCTCACGCAATTCAGAATTGGTGGTATCGATGATGAAGTAGAGTCATTTCCAGAGGAGGATTGGCTACTGCCTTGCACACTTCAATCTCTCCAATTATGGGCCCATAAGAATCTGAAAAAGCTAAGCTATTCTGGTCTTCGACACCTTTGCTCCCTTCAGACACTATATATCAGAAACTGTACTCGGCTCCAATCCCTACCGGAAGAGGGACTGCCTGCCTCACTCACCACACTAGAAATCGAGAAATGCCCACTATTGAAACCAAGGTTAAGATGGAAGAAAGGACAAGACTGGCCCAAGGTTGCCCGCATCCCATGCATAATAGTCGATTTGGAGCTAGTTCCTTGATGATGACCCTGGGTACTGGTAAGGGCTTGCCTCCCAATGTTACAAGACccttatcatcatcatcatctttttACGTAATTAAAGGTACTTCTTGTTTATCACTTGTCGTCAGATTTCCATTCTAGCAGTATCCTCTGAAGCCTCAGAAGGCAAAATCAAAACTAACTATTGCATCTCTTTTTATGATTGCAATAGGAATAGCCAGTTGTGAATAGCTAGTGTGTTTTGAAGGTGGAGGTTATCGCTGCTGCAACAATCTCGGCCAAGGTAGGTAAGATCATAATATATTCCTTAATTTAGATTTGTTACTGTAACACTATGCCTTAATCTTCTATTTTCTTCTAGGAGaactttttcacttcattttttttttctcaaaatatgcTTTTGGTTCATTTCTGCGCTGTAGATTCTGATCAAGTAATGCGACCAACTCAGGCAGACCAAGGCTTTCCTCAATTGGTAAATGCtgatggagaaaaaaaaaacttcttacTCTGTAAGGTATCTACAATAATCAGACTGTTCTTGAACTTGCTAAGTGTCTTCCATAATTTATGTAATGCGCTTAATAGTTTATGTTTGAAACTCTGAGGTCCTTCTGGTGGACTTGTTAATGTGCTTGTTTCACAATCCTATATTTCTTCTATAAATTATGATAAAACACAATTTGCATCTTCTAACCAGCAATTTTAAGGTGCTCTAATCTtgttataaatttataatttgATCTATC containing:
- the LOC113727189 gene encoding putative disease resistance RPP13-like protein 1 codes for the protein MAVALAVGSSVLSAFLQVVFDRMATKEFVSLFQKRKNEEELLQKLKLNLLVLGAVLDDAENKQTRNQSVKGWLDELHDTIYQADELLDEINTEALRLEVEAEHQSSASQVSVSTYSKSSSNDFLKKMMPEIEKMVFKLDWFVQQINPLGLQVVEQKIQSCRRLPSTSLVDETTVYGREVDKEKIIEVLLSESVNRVNVTVIPLVGLGGIGKTTLAQLVYNDKWVQDHFSIKAWVCVSEDYDATRITKELLGELGIPFSDMSENLNSLQMKLQLGLTQKKFLLVLDDFWNRDYSDWDKLKVLFKGGLQGSKIIVTTRDEKIALMMCKKESIYHLDLMKEGDSWSLFKKHAFENIDGNQSSELEQIGKKIVKKCGGLPLAVKTVAGLLRSETTAEEWKDILVSEVWSQTDNHDGILPALRLSYNHLPSHLKRCFAFCAIFHKDYQFEKEEIIQLWQAHDLLEHPRGNRGIEEIGEEYLREMRLRSLFEQSTANFFIMHDLVNDLARFVSGKYCLRLEDHHLGHGTTGRISNFSYHPSSYDTYHKFELLRETKNLRTFLSLSISKNSNQKYEVSPKFLHGMLPKFKSLRVLSLLGYHIIKLPDSISHLKHLRFLNLSSTNVNTLPEWICTFYNLQTLLLTNCKKLQELPVNLAKLINLSYLDISGTPLKTMPLHMGRLRNLQVLTKFIVGKSSGSMIEELGKFRKLRGGLFISNLENVSCGRDASMVNLKGKKHLDKLALKWNGDTNDSQVAKDVLDNLEPHSSIKLLKIEGYCGTTFPNWIGSPSLTNLKSLSLSSCEYCLFLPALGQLRSLQSLEIVGMSCISALTEDFYGDTRATMAFTSLKKLGIEKMPELEKWHIPKYEVFNNLEELYIIDCPKLIGELPQQCSSLRILEISRCDSLVLPNGQLSIFNGNNIQQFTSLCDLKISNLKSLKGLCLELNQLVKLQRLSIVDCGSLLPFLPSYLPSSLKVLNYEGCCNLEVESENWQLEDLTLVNYDSHKVVCLGRFPMLKSLEILNCKSTGIGSQNSGAATSVMTSLQTLSISGLVDLISFPEGRLPAAPKLTQLHLWNCKKLKFLPQQMDSLFPSLRHLFISCCPNIECLPEGGLPSSLQCLDISTCKKLISRRREWGVAKLPSLTQFRIGGIDDEVESFPEEDWLLPCTLQSLQLWAHKNLKKLSYSGLRHLCSLQTLYIRNCTRLQSLPEEGLPASLTTLEIEKCPLLKPRLRWKKGQDWPKVARIPCIIVDLELVP